In Silene latifolia isolate original U9 population chromosome 3, ASM4854445v1, whole genome shotgun sequence, a single window of DNA contains:
- the LOC141649993 gene encoding putative jasmonic acid carboxyl methyltransferase 1: MMADMGCSSGPNAFLLVSKIIDVTDEASRSINRQCPQFGVFLNDLPGNDFNTLFNLIPNFNQDLQEAKGSHFGPCFVSGIPKSFYGRVFPDNFLHFVHSSYSIHWLSQVPRELVSENGEALNKGNIYITKTSPPEIHKAYYAQFERDFTLFLSSRSREMVSGGGMVMVLIGSINSDEPDTMLELLGSTLQDMVLEDVIEQEKLDKFNMPFYAPTVEEVRKLVEAEGSFALNKLETFTIDWSIDTSQNLETRAKFVAKTIRAVTEPSLETTFSPAVMDDLFLLFEIRVKERIARKKGEYLNIVLSVTKKE, translated from the exons ATGATGGCCGACATGGGTTGTTCTTCAGGGCCAAATGCTTTCCTACTAGTCTCGAAAATCATAGACGTAACTGACGAGGCTAGCCGGAGTATAAACCGCCAATGCCCTCAATTTGGAGTGTTCTTAAACGATCTACCCGGGAATGATTTCAATACCCTGTTTAACTTGATCCCGAATTTCAACCAAGACTTACAAGAAGCTAAAGGAAGCCATTTCGGACCTTGTTTTGTGTCGGGAATTCCTAAATCATTTTATGGACGAGTTTTCCCTGACAATTTTCTTCATTTTGTTCACTCCTCCTATAGTATTCATTGGCTTTCTCAG GTACCAAGAGAATTGGTGAGCGAAAATGGAGAAGCATTGAACAAGGGAAACATATACATAACAAAAACAAGCCCTCCAGAGATACACAAGGCATATTATGCACAATTTGAAAGGGATTTCACGTTGTTTTTAAGCTCGCGTTCAAGGGAAATGGTCTCTGGTGGTGGCATGGTAATGGTACTCATCGGTAGCATCAATAGTGATGAACCTGACACGATGCTGGAGTTGCTTGGCTCTACCCTCCAGGACATGGTTCTAGAG GATGTGATTGAGCAGGAAAAACTGGACAAGTTCAACATGCCGTTCTATGCTCCAACAGTTGAGGAGGTAAGAAAATTAGTCGAGGCTGAAGGATCGTTTGCTCTTAACAAACTTGAAACGTTTACAATTGACTGGAGCATAGATACCTCTCAAAACCTCGAAACCAGAGCCAAGTTTGTAGCCAAGACCATAAGAGCAGTGACAGAACCTTCGCTTGAGACTACATTTAGCCCTGCAGTCATGGATGATTTGTTTCTATTGTTCGAAATACGTGTTAAAGAACGAATTGCTCGAAAAAAAGGTGAATACCTTAACATTGTGCTATCAGTCACCAAGAAAGAGTGA
- the LOC141648554 gene encoding putative jasmonic acid carboxyl methyltransferase 2 isoform X1 — MLVEKVLYMKKGNGHTSYATNSLLQRTVTAKAGPVIEESTREVYITLKPECLMMADMGCSSGQNALQVVSRIIDVVDKASRNLNRQCPQFGVFLNDLPGNDFNTLFNLLPSFNQELEEAKGSSFGPCFVPGTPKSFYGRVFPDKFLHFVHSTYCLHWLSQVPSGLVNENGEPLNKGNICVAKTSPLGVYKAYNAQFKRDFTLFLRSRSREMVFGGHMVLIFLGSFNSDDPDSLVELLGSTLHDMVLKGVIEQENLDKFNIPFYNPTVEEVRQLVKAETSFAINKLETFAIDWSVDSSQDLETQAKFAAKSLRVVTESLLETTFTHAVMDDLFLLFETRIKERIAVKKGEYLNIVLSVTKKE; from the exons ATGTTAGTTGAAAAGGTTCTTTACATGAAAAAAGGCAATGGTCACACCAGCTACGCAACAAACTCGCTGCTTCAG AGAACAGTAACAGCAAAGGCAGGACCCGTAATAGAAGAAAGCACAAGGGAAGTCTACATTACCTTAAAGCCAGAATGCCTTATGATGGCGGACATGGGTTGTTCTTCAGGGCAAAATGCTTTGCAAGTAGTCTCTAGAATCATTGACGTAGTTGACAAGGCCAGCCGGAATTTGAACAGGCAATGTCCACAATTCGGAGTGTTCTTGAATGATCTACCAGGGAACGATTTCAATACCTTGTTTAACTTGCTCCCGAGTTTCAACCAGGAATTAGAAGAAGCTAAAGGAAGCAGTTTCGGACCTTGTTTTGTGCCAGGAACTCCCAAATCGTTTTATGGACGAGTCTTCCCTGACAAATTTCTTCATTTTGTTCACTCCACATACTGTCTTCATTGGCTTTCTCAG GTACCAAGCGGATTGGTGAACGAAAATGGCGAACCATTGAACAAGGGAAACATATGCGTAGCAAAAACAAGCCCTCTAGGAGTATACAAGGCATACAATGCACAATTTAAGAGGGACTTCACACTGTTTCTAAGGTCACGTTCGAGGGAAATGGTCTTCGGTGGTCACATGGTCTTGATATTCCTGGGCAGTTTCAATAGTGATGACCCAGACTCGTTAGTGGAATTGCTCGGCTCTACCCTTCACGACATGGTTTTAAAG GGTGTGATTGAACAGGAAAACCTAGACAAGTTCAACATTCCTTTCTATAATCCCACAGTTGAAGAGGTAAGACAATTAGTCAAGGCTGAAACATCATTTGCTATCAACAAACTCGAAACATTTGCAATTGATTGGAGCGTCGATAGCTCTCAAGACCTAGAAACCCAAGCCAAATTTGCAGCGAAGAGCTTAAGAGTAGTGACAGAATCTTTACTTGAAACGACATTTACCCATGCAGTCATGGATGATTTGTTTCTATTGTTTGAAACACGTATTAAGGAACGAATAGCTGTGAAAAAAGGCGAGTACCTTAACATTGTGCTATCAGTGACCAAGAAAGAGTAG
- the LOC141648554 gene encoding putative jasmonic acid carboxyl methyltransferase 2 isoform X2, producing MLVEKVLYMKKGNGHTSYATNSLLQRTVTAKAGPVIEESTREVYITLKPECLMMADMGCSSGQNALQVVSRIIDVVDKASRNLNRQCPQFGVFLNDLPGNDFNTLFNLLPSFNQELEEAKGSSFGPCFVPGTPKSFYGRVFPDKFLHFVHSTYCLHWLSQVPSGLVNENGEPLNKGNICVAKTSPLGVYKAYNAQFKRDFTLFLRSRSREMVFGGHMVLIFLGSFNSDDPDSLVELLGSTLHDMVLKEKA from the exons ATGTTAGTTGAAAAGGTTCTTTACATGAAAAAAGGCAATGGTCACACCAGCTACGCAACAAACTCGCTGCTTCAG AGAACAGTAACAGCAAAGGCAGGACCCGTAATAGAAGAAAGCACAAGGGAAGTCTACATTACCTTAAAGCCAGAATGCCTTATGATGGCGGACATGGGTTGTTCTTCAGGGCAAAATGCTTTGCAAGTAGTCTCTAGAATCATTGACGTAGTTGACAAGGCCAGCCGGAATTTGAACAGGCAATGTCCACAATTCGGAGTGTTCTTGAATGATCTACCAGGGAACGATTTCAATACCTTGTTTAACTTGCTCCCGAGTTTCAACCAGGAATTAGAAGAAGCTAAAGGAAGCAGTTTCGGACCTTGTTTTGTGCCAGGAACTCCCAAATCGTTTTATGGACGAGTCTTCCCTGACAAATTTCTTCATTTTGTTCACTCCACATACTGTCTTCATTGGCTTTCTCAG GTACCAAGCGGATTGGTGAACGAAAATGGCGAACCATTGAACAAGGGAAACATATGCGTAGCAAAAACAAGCCCTCTAGGAGTATACAAGGCATACAATGCACAATTTAAGAGGGACTTCACACTGTTTCTAAGGTCACGTTCGAGGGAAATGGTCTTCGGTGGTCACATGGTCTTGATATTCCTGGGCAGTTTCAATAGTGATGACCCAGACTCGTTAGTGGAATTGCTCGGCTCTACCCTTCACGACATGGTTTTAAAG GAAAAGGCTTAG
- the LOC141648553 gene encoding putative bifunctional dihydrofolate reductase-thymidylate synthase — MGSEIPTVSNGCSSEKTVSRRTYQVVVAATREGGLGIDGRMAWDIPTDTKFFHDVTTKTSNPEKMNAVIMGRKSWYSVPPEERPHCGRLNVIVTRSPNFDIGGLENVLVCGSLDSALEILASPPYDDLIETVFNIGGGILLRDTLNAPACDAIHITEMETSIECDAFIPSIDMSLFHPWYSSFPLIENNIRYSFVTYVRVRSNAAENGTPNNSCKSCSGIFEVQNFSFLPQMIRDRHEEYTYLGLVQDIFSSDNFNYRTRIGTLSKFGCQMRFNLRKTFPLLTTKRLFWQGVVEELLWFISGSTDAKVLQEKGMDIWDGFTSRNHIDSIGLTDREEGDLGPVHGFQWRHFGARYIGMHADYTGQGIDQLLDVIHKIKNSPDDRRIILSSWNPSDLTKTALPPSHMFAQFYVANGELSCLMYQPSADMGLGVPFDIASYALLTCLIAHVCDLLPGDLIHDIGVAHVDHNHFEPFQEQLRNMPKPFPVLKINSQKKSIDSFVPADFNLIGYHPHKQIEMKMAV; from the exons ATGGGTTCCGAGATTCCAACTGTTTCAAATGGATGTTCGAGTGAGAAAACTGTCAGTAGAAGGACTTATCAAGTAGTTGTtgctgcaacaagagaagggggACTTGGTATAGACGGGAGAATGGCATGGGACATACCAACTGACACAAAATTCTTTCACGATGTTACTACTAAAACATCAAATCCTGAGAAAATGAATGCTGTTATAATGGGCAGGAAGTCGTGGTATAGTGTCCCTCCTGAGGAACGCCCTCATTGCGGTAGGCTcaatgtcattgtgactcgttctccAAATTTCGATATTGGGGGTTTGGAGAATGTTTTGGTGTGTGGAAGCTTGGATTCTGCATTGGAAATTTTGGCTTCACCCCCTTATGATGACTTGATTGAGACCGTGTTTAACATTGGTGGTGGCATTTTATTGAG GGACACGCTCAATGCTCCTGCTTGTGATGCGATCCATATTACAGAGATGGAGACCAGTATAGAATGTGACGCATTCATTCCATCCATTGACATGTCTTTGTTTCATCCTTGGTATTCATCATTCCCTTTGATCGAGAACAATATCCGTTACTCTTTTGTTACTTATGTTCGTGTGAGGAGTAATGCAGCTGAAAATGGTACTCCGAACAACAGCTGCAAGTCATGTTCTGGTATATTTGAGGTACAGAACTTCTCCTTCTTGCCTCAAATGATACGTGATAGGCATGAAGAGTACACGTACCTGGGGCTAGTTCAAGATATATTCTCGAGTGACAATTTTAATTACAGAACAAGGATTGGCACCTTGTCAAAATTCGGTTGCCAG ATGAGATTCAATTTGCGCAAGACTTTCCCACTTCTTACAACAAAG AGATTATTTTGGCAAGGCGTCGTAGAGGAATTATTGTGGTTCATCAGTGGTTCAACTGATGCTAAG GTCCTACAAGAGAAAGGCATGGACATATGGGATGGATTTACATCCAGAAATCATATTGATAG CATTGGCTTGACAGATCGTGAAGAGGGTGACTTAGGACCTGTTCATGGGTTCCAGTGGCGGCACTTTGGAGCCAG ATACATAGGTATGCATGCAGACTACACCGGCCAAGGAATTGATCAGTTGTTAGATGTTATTCACAAGATTAAGAATAGCCCAGATGACAGGCGTATCATCCTTTCATCTTGGAATCCGTCAGACCTTACAAAGACGGCACTTCCTCCAAGCCACATGTTTGCTCAG TTTTATGTGGCAAACGGGGAGCTATCCTGTCTCATGTACCAACCGTCAGCAGATATGGGCCTCGGAGTGCCCTTTGACATTGCTTCTTATGCTCTCTTGACATGCTTGATTGCTCATGTTTGCG ATCTTCTTCCTGGGGACCTCATTCATGACATTGGAGTTGCTCATGTCGACCACAATCATTTTGAGCCTTTTCAAGAGCAGCTAAGGAATATGCCTAAGCCTTTTCCT GTTTTGAAGATCAATTCTCAGAAGAAGAGCATCGATTCTTTTGTACCAGCTGATTTCAATCTTATCGGATATCATCCACACAAGCAGATTGAGATGAAGATGGCAGTATGA